The following proteins come from a genomic window of Lolium rigidum isolate FL_2022 chromosome 5, APGP_CSIRO_Lrig_0.1, whole genome shotgun sequence:
- the LOC124656501 gene encoding uncharacterized protein LOC124656501 — MPRTSGVWLLVAMVCLAATAARAYDDMADVTTYWQKRTQETRFKRGGPLTDLVNAAARYHQELNGNKYGGGRYLLQEKAEAPAADSTASTATETATSTASTGAAAPPVVQNTLADHEMIGA, encoded by the exons atgccgAGGACGTCGGGGGTCTGGCTGCTGGTGGCGATGGTGTGCCTGGCCGCCACGGCGGCGAGGGCGTACGACGACATGGCCGACGTGACCACCTACTGGCAGAAGCGCACGCAGGAGACCCGGTTCAAGCGCGGCGGCCCCCTCACCGACCTCGTCAACGCGGCGGCTCGTTACCACCAGGAGCTCAACGGCAACAA GTATGGCGGCGGACGGTATCTTCTCCAGGAGAAGGCTGAAGCCCCCGCCGCCGACTCTACCGCCTCGACGGCCACGGAAACGGCCACCTCTACCGCCTCTACGGGCGCAGCAGCTCCTCCAGTTGTCCAGAACACACTGGCGGATCACGAAATGATTGGCGCCTAA